A segment of the Trifolium pratense cultivar HEN17-A07 linkage group LG7, ARS_RC_1.1, whole genome shotgun sequence genome:
GGAGATGTAACGATACTTGCCGACCGATCAAGGAATGTATCATTCACTCAACCATATACTGAGTCGGGCTTATCACTCATACTTCCTGCAGAAAATGATGATTCAGCATGGTTGtttatgaaaccatttagctgggaAATGTGGTTTGCAACTGTTGTTATCCTCATCTACACAATGTTTATCATTTGGTTCTTGGAACATCGCTTGAATCCAGAATTTGGTGGACCATTGAAAACCCAGATCAGCAACACTCTGTGGTTTGCTTTTTCCTCTCTATTCTCCGTTCATAGTAAGTCAATGTTCCAGAAGTTTAaaactttctcattttcttttcttgctatatttcttaaaatttgggttAACTCAACCTTTACAAAACCGGCTCGTAATGGGAAGAATGCCCCCAGTTATAAACTTATGTTCTGTTTTATCCTATCCAATATGAGACTCTTAAGCTGGAGGTTCTTCACTTGTAAATTCCTTTTGCAAATTAATTACATGACACTTTTGGCTTCCTAGCACCAGAGCTGTAGACCTTATGAAAAGAGTTCAATGGGTCATGCATAACAATGTTGTGTTGCTTAGGTCTATGGATGTAGTTTTTCAAAGGTTGGATTTTGCTATACAGAAAGGGTCATGCATAACAATGTTGTGTTGCTTAGGTCTACCTTTCGTTCAtgtgtatatatgtatatataaaccCTTCCTGTTATCATATTTGGAAGGAAAATTACATGATATTTGATTCTTATGTATTTCAGGGGAGAAAATAAACAGCAACTCAGCCAGAGTAGTAGTTGGAGTATGGTTATTTCTTGTGTTGGTTCTAACCTCAAGCTACACTGCAAATCTTTCATCATTGCTTACTGTCCCAAAATTGAGGTCTGATAGAAACATTGAATGGCTTAAACAAAACAATCTACCAATTGGTTGTGCTAGCACCAGTGCTTTTCTAAAGAACTATTTGATCCAAGTATATAATATCCCTCGGCACCAAATTGTCGATGTTGGGGGTGAAGATGACTATATGGATAAAttcaagaacaaaaaaatttctGCTATCTTTGCTGAGAGCCCATATGTGAAGCTTTTCTTGAATAAACACTGCAAAGATTACATTGCAACTACAGCTGCCTATAAATTTGGAGGAATGGGATTTGTGAGtttcttcaacttcttctttGGCATGTTTACTTTCACAAAAATGTTttgctattattttattttccatttttcattACAAAAAGTTCACTTATTTTTACAACCATATTAATAATACAACCCAATACTCTCTCCATTTTATAATAAGTGTTCCATTTCTTTTTATGTTCTATGATTTTCGCAGGTGTTTCAAAAAGATGCTCCAATAGCAAAGGACTTTTCTGTAGCAATTTTAACACTAGCAGAAAATGGAAAACTAAAAGCTTTGGAAGACAAATGGTTAACACCTTCCAATCAATGCTCAAACAACTCACCATCTCCACAAACTGAGAGTCTGACTCTTAATAAATTTTGGGGAATCTATTTAATATGTGCTGCCACTTCCACCATCTGCTTATTACTAGCTTCATTGAAGAAGTACTTATGTAAAGGAAATGTAATCGCAGAATATGATGATAATAAAGGTAATCAAAATTGGACTGGACTGGATCGGCCGGTTCAACTGGTTGAATTTGGAACCGAATTTGCATCCGGTCCGATCAACACTTCAAACCGCTATGCATCCGGTCCAATCAACACTTCAAACCGCTATGTATCTGGTTCGTACAACACTTCAAACCGCTATGATAACACTTCAAACTGCTGTGATACAGAACTGGATATAAAACCAGTCTGATGCAGAACCGGATAAAAAACCAGAAACCGATAGAAAACCAGAAAAAAGTGGAAACCGGCAGTTGACATGGTTTTTCATGGTCAACCGTATTTTGgctttttttatgattttttcttatattggCCAAAACATCTAGACaaggatatttatttatgtaacaGGAAATATAAGTATTAGGTTAttagtattttaaatattagttttatattatgttaattTACCTTTGTAGCCTTTGAAACTGAATCAATCAATACTCAATAAATTATCTTTTTCCCtcaaactctctcatccaatatTATGCTCGCATAATCTCTCTTTGGTAACAAGttactatattataaattataaatcattAGAATCCCTACTAATAACCTAATACTTATATTTCCTGTTACAATTTAACTCCCCAAAACAAGTTTAGGGTTTTGAGTTTATGGTTTTGACTACATATAAAAGAAATACAAACAAATGCTGATGCAGTGATGCCAAAGTCCCACATGGAATATTTGATACGTACTAGTTTATTCACTCTacaattgagaaaaataaataatattgtattaaaaaatgaaagggGTCAttctttagaattttttttttttagaataggTCATTATTTTGGAATTTCCAGGTTGACCTTTCAAATTTCTAGCATTTTATTTTCTATCATTCTATTCTATTCACCAAAAGATATGGTCAGaggaagaaaaacataaaaaatctaGTAAAAAATACAATTCAAGATACTAGGTGTGTAACGTGTTTCTGCCACGTCAACTGTTCAACATAATACAACTATACAATTCAAGATACTTTACTTGcaagtaaaaaatattaacagaATCATTCCCACAAATTCACTAACATCCAATTTCCATCATACTTAGTATTATTCAACTGTTGAATTATATTATGATTATGACCATTGACCACTTCCTCTACCatacatataaatatatgtgTATCCATATCtcatattttcatttcattttttgcaTAATACAAAGTATCTTAGATCATGTTATCTATATATAATACACTTTATTCCACCAAAAAATCTATAAAACAGTTTTTAGCCAccaatatgaatttttttgctCAAACTTCGAACTCAGCTCCAAATCTTTTGCTTTGGCTTCCTCTAATAATCTCACTTTTCCTTTTCCAATGTCTTGCCAATAGTTCTCAAACTACGAGTGTGGGTGTTATCATTGATGTTAATTCTGAAACAGGGAAACAACAGACAAAAGCCATGCAACTTGCAGCTCAAAGATTCAATAGTTATTCCACCAATCAAAACATAATACTTTTCTTCCGTGACTCTGCAGGAAACCCTTTACAAGCAGCTTCAGCCGGTAAGTACTTAGGTTCTGTTGgttttgaacttatctactgaTAAACgcttaattaaaaatttaaaatatctgATGACATGTCTATAAGCTTTACAAGATAACATATACatgataagcgcttaattaaCTTTGTATATCTAAACTGGGCTTTAGTGAATATCTTGTTTCTTATTGGTTTTCAGCTGAAGAATTAATTACTAAACAGAAAGTTAAAGTGATTATTGGCATGGAAACATGGCAAGAAGCAGCTCTTGTTGCTGACCTTGGAGCCAAGTTTCAAATACcaacaatttcattttcttctcctCTATTAGTCCCTTCATCATCAATGCAACTTCGTTGGCCTTTCTTGATTCAAATGGCACAAAATCATTCCGCACAAATGAACTTCATAGCTGATATGTTACATGCTTTCAACTCTAAAAAAGTTATAGCTATATATGAAGACAACCCTTATAGTAGTGATTCTGGAATGTTAAGCCTCTTGTCTGAGGCTCTAGAAAAGGTTAACTCGCAGATTGAGTATCGATTAGTTCTTCCACCATTCACTTCTTTGTCTGACCCAAAAGGGTTTGTTCTTGATGAATTGTTGAAGTTGTTGCCGTTAAAATCTCGTGTTTTTATCGTACTTCAAGCATCGTTACCTATGGTCAACCATTTGTTTAGAGAAGCTAAGAAAATTGGACTATTGGAGAAAGATTCATCTTGGATAATCAATGAGGAGATTACAAGCAAGTTGGACTATGTAGATAAATCTGTCTTATCTTCTATGGAAGGTGTCTTGGGAATCAAAACCAACTATTCTAATAGCTCTAGTGCTTATACTCAATTGTGTGAAAATTTGCAAACTGAGCATACAGAAAAAGTTGAGTCCAAACCAGGATCAAAGGTTTTGCTAGCTTATGATAGCATTTCAATTGTCACAAAGGCTTTGGAGAAAATGAATTCTAACTCAATTAGTTCAGAGATGTTATTGGAGGAAATGGTATCTTCCAATTTCAATGGCTTAGTTGGTGATATAAGATTCGAAGAAAGGCAACTATCCTACTCTCCAATATTAAGAGTCATTAAAGTTGttgataatgataataaatatattgaattgGACTTTTGGACACCAAAGTTGAAGTTTGGTAGATCTCTTAGTGAGAAAACAAGTGATGGTACAACAGAAACTAAGACATGGAAAGTACCTACAGTTACAAACCCTTTAAAAGTTGCACTTCCTATGAATCCTGCATTTGATAACTTTTTGAAATTCTCTGATAATCAACCACCTACCGGTTTTTGTATCGCTCTTTTTAAAGAGATTCGAGAAATTCTGAGTGACCAGTATTCTGGTCTTCCCTATAAATTCGACCCCTTCAATGAAACTTATGATAAGCTTTTGTGGAAAGTCATAAATGAGGTAAACTCTTTTATCCTTTCAAACATTATGGTCTTATTAGCTTCGATATATACATTTCACAATGAAATGGCATAACATAACATTGCATGTAGATCAAACATCATACTTTATCAAAATTAAGTGCATGTTTTGATTGGCagtgagtttgacagaatcacAGTGTGTCACCTTGCTAAGAATCACGGTGTCATCATGATTCCAAACATGTACATGTACTAtacaaaactaaaatatttcCTAAATCAAAGAAAACTGAAAAAGGAAACTAATACTATTGCAGTCCTATGATGCTATTGTAGGAGATATAACAATACTTTCCGAGCGATCAAGGAATGTATCATTCACTCAACCATATACGGAGTCGGGCTTATCACTCATATTTCCTGCAGAAAATGAAGATTCAGCATGGTTGtttatgaaaccatttagctgggaAATGTGGTTTGCAACTGTTGTTATCCTCATCTACACTATGTTTATCATTTGGTTCTTGGAACATCACTTGAATCCTGAATTTGGTGGACCATTGAAATCACAGATCAGCACCACTCTGTGGTTTGCATTTACTTCTCTATTTTTTGCTCATAGTAAGTCTATATTACAGAATTTTAAAACtctcattttctattttttcttcatttagaAACTCCTTTAGCAAACTAATTAATAGTAACATGATATTTGATTCTGATGTATATCAGGGGAGAACATAAGCACCAACACAGCAAGAGTAGTAGTTGCAGTATGGTTATCTCTTGTGTTTGTTCTAACCTCAAGCTACACTGCAAATCTTTCATCATTGCTTACTGTCCAAAAATTGAGGTCTGAGAGAGACATTGAATGGCTTAAACAAAACAGACTACCGGTTGGTTGTGATAACAGCAGTACCTTTGTAAAGAACTACTTGGTCCAAGTGTATAATTTCCCCAGTGACCAAGTTGTAGATGTTGATAATGAACAAGACATTGTGGATAAATTCAAGAGCAAAAAAATTTCTGCTCTTTTTCTTGAGAGCCCATATGA
Coding sequences within it:
- the LOC123897573 gene encoding glutamate receptor 2.7-like, translated to MLSIYNTLYSTKKSIKQFLATNMNFFAQTSNSAPNLLLWLPLIISLFLFQCLANSSQTTSVGVIIDVNSETGKQQTKAMQLAAQRFNSYSTNQNIILFFRDSAGNPLQAASAAEELITKQKVKVIIGMETWQEAALVADLGAKFQIPTISFSSPLLVPSSSMQLRWPFLIQMAQNHSAQMNFIADMLHAFNSKKVIAIYEDNPYSSDSGMLSLLSEALEKVNSQIEYRLVLPPFTSLSDPKGFVLDELLKLLPLKSRVFIVLQASLPMVNHLFREAKKIGLLEKDSSWIINEEITSKLDYVDKSVLSSMEGVLGIKTNYSNSSSAYTQLCENLQTEHTEKVESKPGSKVLLAYDSISIVTKALEKMNSNSISSEMLLEEMVSSNFNGLVGDIRFEERQLSYSPILRVIKVVDNDNKYIELDFWTPKLKFGRSLSEKTSDGTTETKTWKVPTVTNPLKVALPMNPAFDNFLKFSDNQPPTGFCIALFKEIREILSDQYSGLPYKFDPFNETYDKLLWKVINESYDAIVGDITILSERSRNVSFTQPYTESGLSLIFPAENEDSAWLFMKPFSWEMWFATVVILIYTMFIIWFLEHHLNPEFGGPLKSQISTTLWFAFTSLFFAHRENISTNTARVVVAVWLSLVFVLTSSYTANLSSLLTVQKLRSERDIEWLKQNRLPVGCDNSSTFVKNYLVQVYNFPSDQVVDVDNEQDIVDKFKSKKISALFLESPYEKVFLNKYCKDYTGTTAAYKFGGMGFVFQKGAPIARDFSEAILTLAENGRLKTLEEYWLTPSNKCSNNSASPETESLTLDKFWGLYVICAATSTICLGLALLNKYLHKHNHYEEEARQLSQRDVIAESDDDNNNNDMKNSSRYGRVLHNGNLATLNKSATFGGSLIQGVRRRNSPRLESVIISDEPGNPQRAQSASQSAVIEMM